From the genome of Natronolimnobius baerhuensis:
AGTGGGCGCGCCTGCTCGAGCGACTGCTGTATCTCTTTCCGCCGGTGATCGGCGTCGGTATCGTCGGTGTGCTACAGGACGCTGAGCCCGGCGTACCGGGGCTCCAGCAGGGGTTGATCCTGTTCGGAACGTTCGGCTATACGGTGTTGACTCTCGGCGTGACGGCGACGGTCGTCCTCGATGCGCGGCGGGTGAGACGCCAGCCGCGTGCGAGTGGGAACTGGCGACCGCGCGTGTGGCTCTACGGCGGGGCAGCAGTGCTTTCGCCGGCGATTGCGGGCGTCATCTACCTCATCCAGCGTCATCGTCAGTTCGGCACGCCATCGGGCTGGTCCGGCTGGTGGATCGTCGTCGCGATCTCGCTCGCCTCGACGCTGTTCGGGATCGTCGCGGCGACAGTTGCGCTCGTATTCGCCATGCCCGGCCTCTTTACGACCGCAGTCGGCCTCGCGGGTGCGATTGCCTTCGGCTCGTTTCCGGTTGCGATCCACCAGGACGCGGCGTACGTCAGCACCGAACGCACGAACTGGCGGCCAAATCCCGGCTTCTATCTGGGCGTCGCGTTTTTGAGCCTGTCTATACCGCCGCTGCAGCCGCTGGTCGCAGGCTACTATCTGTACAACCGCCACAGGGCAATCGGGACACTGTGATCGCACTGCACACTCGAGTCGAAATCGGATTCAATCCGCCGCAGTCACAATCGCACCGCGATAGCTCGCAATCTCCTCGAGGACGGCCTCCCGGTCCTCCTCGGGCACGTCATACTCGGCAAGTGTCTCCTCGAGGTGGGTTGCAATCGCCCCGAACTCCGAGGGTGTGATACCCATTCCGGCGTGGGCGGATTCCATCTCATCGCCGGTGTAGTCGACCGGGCCGCCGGTGACGGAACTGATGAACTGGGTCTGGTGGGCGCGTTGTTTCTGCATGTCGGTGTCTTCAAAGTAGTATGCGACCTGTTCATCTGCGAGGACGCGGTCGTAAAACGAGTCGACGACGGCTGCAATCGCGTCTTCGCCACCGAGTCGTTCGTACAGTGTATCGCTCATCCGGTCATATGTAGCCGTTTGATACAGTATAAGTCGCGTCCCGAACACCTTCGAATGGTAGTTGATAACTCGCCCCTTCGTTCGTGGCAACTGCCCGACGGGCGCGTCGGACAAGCGTGCGCTTTTCATACTCGAGGCGACGACTCATTCCTATGAAAACGCGTGGGACGTTACGACTGGCGACGCGAGGGTCAGATCTCGCCCGGCGCCAAGCCGGCCTCGTCAAAGAGGCCCTCGAGGATCGCCGATACGAGGTCGAACTCGTGACCATCGAGACAACGGGCGACGAAATTCAGGACGAACTCATCCACCGACTGGGGAAGACGGGCGCGTTCGTCCGCGAACTCGACGAGCGTGTCTTAGAGGGCGACCTCGACGGCGCGATTCACTCGATGAAGGATATGCCGACCGAACAGCCCGACGAACTCGTCACGGCTGGCGTGCCCCAGCGTGGCCAGCCGGGCGACGCACTCGTCACACCTGACGGAACGACGCTCGAGGACCTGCCCGAAGGCGCACTCGTCGGCACCTCGAGTCTGCGCCGGCGCGCACAACTGCTCTCGGAACGGCCGGATCTCGAGGTCGAACCGCTGCGGGGCAATGTCGATACGCGCCTCGAGAAACTGCTCGCGCCCGCGCTGCAAGCAGAACACGAGGCGCGAACTGACGCCGACAAAGAGCGCAAGGGCAACACCGGTGACGAGGACTTCGAACCCGAATACGACCAGACGGTCGATGAGTGGTTCGACGGGCTTTCCGAACTCGAGAAGCAGGCGCTCGGCCGTGAGATCGAAACGGAGTACGATGCAATTGTCCTCGCCGAGGCCGGCCTCGAGCGCAGCGGACTCACTCACTACGTCGAGTATCAGGAACTGCCGACGGACACGTTCGTTCCTGCACCGGGTCAGGGCGCACTTGCCGTGACCGCACTCGAGGACGAGACGGCTCGCGAGATACAGAGCGTACTCGATCACCCGCGAACGCGTGTCGAGACAACTGTCGAGCGAAGCGTGCTCGCAGAACTCGGCGGCGGCTGTATCGCACCAATCGGCGTCTACGCCGTTGTCCAGGGCGAGTACGTCAATACCGCAGTCACCGTCTTCGACCAAGACGGAGACGAATCGGTCATCGCAAACCGCGACCTGTCTGTCGAGAACCACGCCGAGGCTGCCCGCGAGTTCGCACGCGATCTCGGCGAGCGTGGCGCGACAGAACTGATCAAACGTGCAGAACGCGACGAAGACGGCGCGGATACTGCCGTCTCCGAGGAAGATAAGCCATCGGGCAAGTAGAGAGAGCGTACGACAATGTCAGGAACCGACTTCGGAACCGAGCCGGACGCTGGGACCGTCTATCTCGTCGGTAGCGGCCCCGGCGATCCTGAACTGCTGACCTGCAAGGCCAGACGCCTGCTCGAGCAGGCGGATTTCGTCCTCCACGACAAGCTTCCGGGGCCGAAGATTATCGACTTGCTGCCCGACGACCGTCGAAAAGATGTGGGCAAACGTGCACACGGCGACCGCACGCCACAGTCCGAAATCAACGAACTGCTGGTCCAACATGCCCGCGACGGCCAGTCCGTCGTGCGGCTCAAAGGCGGCGACTCGTTCGTCTTTGGCCGCGGCGGCGAGGAAGCCGAGTATCTCGCGGCCCACGGCATCCCCTTCGAGGTCGTTCCCGCAGTCACCTCAGCAGTCGCCGCACCCGCTGTCGCCGGTATTCCCGTCACCCACCGCGATCACGCCTCGAGCGTCTCGTTTGTGACCGGTCACGAAGATCCGACCAAACCCGAATCGACGGTCAACTGGGCCGCACTGGCCGACACCGGCGGAACCATCGTCGTCCTCATGGGCGTCACCCGCCTGCCCGACTACACCGACGCGCTGCTCGAGGCCGGCATGCCCGCGGAGACGCCCGTTGCACTCGTTGAACGCGCGACCTGGCCGAACCAGCAGGTCGCAACGGGCACCCTCGAGACGATTGTCGATGCACGGGATTCGGTCGGGATTGAACCACCCGCAATCACCGTTATCGGCGACGTTGCGGGCACGCGCGAGTCAGTTGTCGAGTTCCTTGCGAACGAGTCCGCTGCCGGAGCCAGCGACTCAGCGACATCGACTCGAGAGTGACAAAAGTCCTGAGACCGAACTGCGAGCAATGACTCCCGCTCCCACCGTCGCCGTCTTCCGACCCGATGATAACCGCATCGATGACGCCACCTCATTGCTCGAGTCACTCGGCGCAGAGCCGATTCCAGATCCGATGTTAGCCATCGAGCCGACCGGCCAGACGCCGCGAACCGACGCCGACTACGTCGTCCTGACGAGCAAGACCGGCGCGGAACTCGTCGCCGAGGCGGGCTGGGCCCCTGGCGAGCAGACCGTCTGTGCAATCGGCCCCGCAACGGCCGACGCGCTCGAGGCTGTCGGCTACGACGTGGATTTCATTCCTGAAGAATACACCTCGAGTGGTCTCGTTGCCGATCTCGAAGCCGACGTCGACGGCGCGCGTATCGAAGTCGCCCGCAGCGATCACGGCAGCCCAGTCCTGCTCGAGGGACTCGAGGGCGCAGGCGCGT
Proteins encoded in this window:
- a CDS encoding group I truncated hemoglobin, which codes for MSDTLYERLGGEDAIAAVVDSFYDRVLADEQVAYYFEDTDMQKQRAHQTQFISSVTGGPVDYTGDEMESAHAGMGITPSEFGAIATHLEETLAEYDVPEEDREAVLEEIASYRGAIVTAAD
- the cobA gene encoding uroporphyrinogen-III C-methyltransferase, which gives rise to MSGTDFGTEPDAGTVYLVGSGPGDPELLTCKARRLLEQADFVLHDKLPGPKIIDLLPDDRRKDVGKRAHGDRTPQSEINELLVQHARDGQSVVRLKGGDSFVFGRGGEEAEYLAAHGIPFEVVPAVTSAVAAPAVAGIPVTHRDHASSVSFVTGHEDPTKPESTVNWAALADTGGTIVVLMGVTRLPDYTDALLEAGMPAETPVALVERATWPNQQVATGTLETIVDARDSVGIEPPAITVIGDVAGTRESVVEFLANESAAGASDSATSTRE
- the hemC gene encoding hydroxymethylbilane synthase; amino-acid sequence: MKTRGTLRLATRGSDLARRQAGLVKEALEDRRYEVELVTIETTGDEIQDELIHRLGKTGAFVRELDERVLEGDLDGAIHSMKDMPTEQPDELVTAGVPQRGQPGDALVTPDGTTLEDLPEGALVGTSSLRRRAQLLSERPDLEVEPLRGNVDTRLEKLLAPALQAEHEARTDADKERKGNTGDEDFEPEYDQTVDEWFDGLSELEKQALGREIETEYDAIVLAEAGLERSGLTHYVEYQELPTDTFVPAPGQGALAVTALEDETAREIQSVLDHPRTRVETTVERSVLAELGGGCIAPIGVYAVVQGEYVNTAVTVFDQDGDESVIANRDLSVENHAEAAREFARDLGERGATELIKRAERDEDGADTAVSEEDKPSGK
- a CDS encoding uroporphyrinogen-III synthase → MTPAPTVAVFRPDDNRIDDATSLLESLGAEPIPDPMLAIEPTGQTPRTDADYVVLTSKTGAELVAEAGWAPGEQTVCAIGPATADALEAVGYDVDFIPEEYTSSGLVADLEADVDGARIEVARSDHGSPVLLEGLEGAGAYVHETVLYRLVRPEGSGRSAELAAAGDLDAACFTSSLTVEHFLEAAGVRGGRNAALAGLENAVVGVIGEPTAETARELGVDVDLVASEATFDALARETVTALAER